In Lutra lutra chromosome 6, mLutLut1.2, whole genome shotgun sequence, the following are encoded in one genomic region:
- the TFEB gene encoding transcription factor EB isoform X2 yields the protein MASRIGLRMQLMREQAQQEEQRERMQQQAVMHYMQQQQQQQQQALGGPPTPAISTPVHFQSPPPVPGEVLKVQSYLENPTSYHLQQSRDQKVREYLSETYGNKFAAHISPAQGSPKPLPAASPGVRAGHVMSSSAGNSAPNSPMAMLHIGSNPERELPLSSSRLNVYSGDPQVTASLVGVTSSSCPADLTQKRELTDAESRALAKERQKKDNHNLIERRRRFNINDRIKELGMLIPKANDLDVRWNKGTILKASVDYIRRMQKDLQKSRELENHSRRLEMTNKQLLLRIQELEMQARVHGLPTTSPSGMNMAELAQQVVKQELPSEEGPGEALLLEAEVPDPEPLRVLPPQAPLPLPAQPPQPPSPFHHLDFSHSLSFGGGGDEGPPGYPEPLGPEHGSPFPNLSKKDLDLMLLDDSLLPLASDPLFSTMSPEASKASSRRSSFSMEEGDVL from the exons ATGGCATCGCGCATCGGGCTGCGCATGCAGCTCATGCGGGAGCAGGCGCAGCAGGAGGAGCAGCGGGAGCGCATGCAGCAGCAGGCCGTCATGCATTAcatgcagcagcagcagcagcagcagcagcaggcgcTGGGTGGGCCGCCCACTCCGGCCATCAGCACCCCCGTCCACTTCCAGTCTCCGCCACCTGTGCCAGGGGAGGTCCTGAAG GTGCAGTCCTACCTGGAGAACCCCACCTCCTACCACCTGCAGCAGTCCCGGGACCAGAAGGTGCGGGAGTACCTGTCTGAGACCTACGGGAACAAGTTTGCCGCCCACATCAGCCCCGCCCAGGGCTCCCCGAAGCCCCTGCCGGCGGCCTCCCCGGGGGTGCGGGCTGGGCATGTGATGTCCTCCTCAGCCGGCAACAGTGCTCCCAACAGCCCCATGGCCATGCTGCACATCGGCTCCAACCCCGAGAGGGAG TTGCCCCTGTCTAGCAGCCGCCTGAACGTGTACAGTGGTGACCCCCAGGTCACTGCCTCCCTGGTGGGCGTCACCAGCAGCTCCTGCCCTGCTGACCTGACCCAGAAGCGAGAGCTTACAG ATGCAGAGAGCCGGGCCCTGGCCAAGGAGCGGCAGAAGAAAGACAATCACAACCTAA TTGAACGGAGGCGGAGGTTCAACATCAATGACCGGATCAAGGAGCTGGGAATGCTGATCCCCAAGGCCAACGACCT GGACGTGCGCTGGAACAAGGGCACCATCCTCAAGGCCTCTGTCGACTATATCCGGAGGATGCAGAAGGACCTGCAGAAGTCCCGGGAGCTCGAGAACCACTCTCGGCGCTTGGAGATGACCAACAAGCAGCTCTTGCTCCGCATCCAG GAGCTGGAAATGCAAGCTCGAGTACATGGTCTGCCCACCACCTCGCCATCGGGCATGAATATGGCTGAGCTGGCCCAGCAGGTGGTGAAGCAGGAGCTGCCCAGTGAGGAGGGCCCCGGGGAAGCCCTGCTATTGGAGGCCGAGGTCCCGGATCCTGAGCCGCTGCGGGTTCTGCCCCCCCAGGCCCCGCTGCCCCTGCCAGCCCAGCCACCTCAGCCGCCGTCCCCATTCCACCACCTGGACTTTAGCCACAGCCTAAGCTTTGGGGGCGGGGGCGATGAAGGGCCCCCAGGCTATCCCGAGCCTCTGGGGCCAGAGCATGGCTCCCCGTTCCCCAACTTGTCCAAGAAGGATCTGGACCTCATGCTCCTGGACGACTCACTGCTACCGCTGGCCTCTGACCCTCTCTTCTCCACCATGTCCCCTGAGGCTTCCAAGGCCAGTAGCCGCCGGAGCAGCTTCAGCATGGAGGAGGGCGACGTGCTGTGA
- the TFEB gene encoding transcription factor EB isoform X1 — protein sequence MASRIGLRMQLMREQAQQEEQRERMQQQAVMHYMQQQQQQQQQALGGPPTPAISTPVHFQSPPPVPGEVLKVQSYLENPTSYHLQQSRDQKVREYLSETYGNKFAAHISPAQGSPKPLPAASPGVRAGHVMSSSAGNSAPNSPMAMLHIGSNPEREFDVIDNIMCLDDVLGFINPETQMPNTLPLSSSRLNVYSGDPQVTASLVGVTSSSCPADLTQKRELTDAESRALAKERQKKDNHNLIERRRRFNINDRIKELGMLIPKANDLDVRWNKGTILKASVDYIRRMQKDLQKSRELENHSRRLEMTNKQLLLRIQELEMQARVHGLPTTSPSGMNMAELAQQVVKQELPSEEGPGEALLLEAEVPDPEPLRVLPPQAPLPLPAQPPQPPSPFHHLDFSHSLSFGGGGDEGPPGYPEPLGPEHGSPFPNLSKKDLDLMLLDDSLLPLASDPLFSTMSPEASKASSRRSSFSMEEGDVL from the exons ATGGCATCGCGCATCGGGCTGCGCATGCAGCTCATGCGGGAGCAGGCGCAGCAGGAGGAGCAGCGGGAGCGCATGCAGCAGCAGGCCGTCATGCATTAcatgcagcagcagcagcagcagcagcagcaggcgcTGGGTGGGCCGCCCACTCCGGCCATCAGCACCCCCGTCCACTTCCAGTCTCCGCCACCTGTGCCAGGGGAGGTCCTGAAG GTGCAGTCCTACCTGGAGAACCCCACCTCCTACCACCTGCAGCAGTCCCGGGACCAGAAGGTGCGGGAGTACCTGTCTGAGACCTACGGGAACAAGTTTGCCGCCCACATCAGCCCCGCCCAGGGCTCCCCGAAGCCCCTGCCGGCGGCCTCCCCGGGGGTGCGGGCTGGGCATGTGATGTCCTCCTCAGCCGGCAACAGTGCTCCCAACAGCCCCATGGCCATGCTGCACATCGGCTCCAACCCCGAGAGGGAG tttgaTGTCATTGACAACATTATGTGTCTGGATGATGTCCTGGGCTTCATCAACCCCGAAACTCAGATGCCCAACACG TTGCCCCTGTCTAGCAGCCGCCTGAACGTGTACAGTGGTGACCCCCAGGTCACTGCCTCCCTGGTGGGCGTCACCAGCAGCTCCTGCCCTGCTGACCTGACCCAGAAGCGAGAGCTTACAG ATGCAGAGAGCCGGGCCCTGGCCAAGGAGCGGCAGAAGAAAGACAATCACAACCTAA TTGAACGGAGGCGGAGGTTCAACATCAATGACCGGATCAAGGAGCTGGGAATGCTGATCCCCAAGGCCAACGACCT GGACGTGCGCTGGAACAAGGGCACCATCCTCAAGGCCTCTGTCGACTATATCCGGAGGATGCAGAAGGACCTGCAGAAGTCCCGGGAGCTCGAGAACCACTCTCGGCGCTTGGAGATGACCAACAAGCAGCTCTTGCTCCGCATCCAG GAGCTGGAAATGCAAGCTCGAGTACATGGTCTGCCCACCACCTCGCCATCGGGCATGAATATGGCTGAGCTGGCCCAGCAGGTGGTGAAGCAGGAGCTGCCCAGTGAGGAGGGCCCCGGGGAAGCCCTGCTATTGGAGGCCGAGGTCCCGGATCCTGAGCCGCTGCGGGTTCTGCCCCCCCAGGCCCCGCTGCCCCTGCCAGCCCAGCCACCTCAGCCGCCGTCCCCATTCCACCACCTGGACTTTAGCCACAGCCTAAGCTTTGGGGGCGGGGGCGATGAAGGGCCCCCAGGCTATCCCGAGCCTCTGGGGCCAGAGCATGGCTCCCCGTTCCCCAACTTGTCCAAGAAGGATCTGGACCTCATGCTCCTGGACGACTCACTGCTACCGCTGGCCTCTGACCCTCTCTTCTCCACCATGTCCCCTGAGGCTTCCAAGGCCAGTAGCCGCCGGAGCAGCTTCAGCATGGAGGAGGGCGACGTGCTGTGA